From the Gordonia bronchialis DSM 43247 genome, one window contains:
- a CDS encoding IS3 family transposase (programmed frameshift): MAGRKRHSAEDIVRKLRRADELAAEGKTGEEIAADLEVSAATLYNWRRQYGGMDGDAAKELKELREQNNRLKRLLADAELEKDALREIAKGKILSPTAKRAAIDMLTDVKNMSERMACRVVGLSRSAYRRLPQAHTPADPNAALREQLRGYARKNPRHGFRRAWAHLRFDDGIEINKKKVHRLWKEEGLQVRRAPRRKRAGQSSVPIVVADAPKVVWALDFQFDSTIDGKKVKIASMVDEHTRMSLLNIVDRSIPAERLIEELEKVFAIWGGPPMVLRMDNGPEFISEALQAFCAGSVGISYIPPGTPWNNGFIESFNNRLRDECLNRNCWPTLLEARVVIEDFKDDHNHRHRHSALGYQTPTEYAARCTHQHHPVGCEID, from the exons ATGGCAGGACGGAAGCGTCACTCGGCGGAGGACATCGTGCGCAAACTGCGCCGGGCCGACGAGTTGGCCGCGGAAGGCAAGACCGGTGAGGAGATCGCCGCCGACCTCGAGGTGTCGGCAGCGACCTTGTACAACTGGCGCCGCCAGTACGGCGGCATGGACGGCGACGCCGCGAAGGAACTCAAAGAACTACGCGAGCAGAACAACCGACTCAAGCGGCTGCTCGCCGATGCCGAGTTGGAGAAAGACGCGCTGCGGGAGATAGCCA AAGGGAAAATTCTGAGCCCAACCGCCAAACGCGCCGCCATCGACATGCTCACAGACGTCAAGAACATGTCAGAACGCATGGCGTGCAGGGTAGTTGGGCTGTCCCGTTCCGCGTATCGTCGGCTGCCGCAAGCACACACCCCGGCCGATCCGAACGCCGCACTGCGCGAGCAGCTGCGTGGTTATGCCCGCAAAAATCCACGGCACGGGTTCCGGCGGGCGTGGGCACACCTGCGCTTCGACGACGGCATCGAGATCAACAAGAAGAAGGTGCACCGGTTGTGGAAGGAGGAAGGACTGCAGGTCCGGCGCGCGCCACGCCGGAAACGGGCCGGCCAGTCATCGGTCCCGATCGTTGTCGCGGACGCACCGAAGGTGGTGTGGGCATTGGACTTTCAATTCGATTCCACCATCGACGGCAAGAAGGTCAAGATCGCGTCGATGGTCGACGAACACACCCGCATGTCGCTGCTGAACATCGTGGACCGGTCCATCCCGGCCGAGCGGTTGATCGAGGAGTTGGAGAAGGTCTTCGCGATCTGGGGTGGCCCACCGATGGTGCTGCGCATGGATAACGGTCCTGAGTTCATCTCCGAGGCCCTACAAGCGTTCTGCGCAGGGTCGGTGGGGATCTCCTACATTCCGCCCGGCACGCCGTGGAACAACGGGTTCATCGAGTCGTTCAACAACCGGTTGCGCGATGAGTGTTTGAACCGCAATTGCTGGCCCACCCTGCTGGAGGCCCGCGTGGTCATCGAGGACTTCAAGGACGACCACAACCACCGACACCGGCACTCGGCGCTGGGCTACCAAACCCCGACCGAGTACGCTGCCCGATGCACCCACCAACATCACCCCGTGGGCTGCGAGATCGACTGA
- a CDS encoding TniQ family protein — MTGHEPVRRLPFAARLDPGQTFESLIESMAIDYHVSVAVMLRRLDITSERTTHALLNPDVTTMAHLADACDLDIDQIRAATLGCYRDVGVAPSSYKRSRSATAQWTLFTRDSGARFCPACLTERPRVTPVSWHLQWTFVCHEHQAVLVDRCPRCAHVPRSERTGGPTEWCHGSVRT, encoded by the coding sequence ATGACCGGGCACGAACCGGTGCGCCGGCTCCCGTTCGCGGCACGACTCGACCCCGGCCAAACCTTCGAGAGCCTGATCGAATCCATGGCGATCGACTACCACGTCAGCGTTGCTGTGATGCTGCGCCGGCTCGACATCACCTCGGAACGCACCACACACGCCCTGCTGAATCCCGACGTCACCACCATGGCCCACCTGGCCGATGCGTGCGACCTCGACATCGACCAGATCAGGGCCGCGACGCTCGGCTGCTACCGAGACGTCGGGGTCGCACCGTCCAGCTACAAGCGATCACGCAGCGCCACCGCGCAATGGACACTGTTCACCCGCGACAGCGGTGCCCGCTTCTGCCCCGCCTGCCTGACCGAGAGGCCCCGTGTCACTCCAGTGTCATGGCACTTGCAGTGGACGTTCGTCTGCCACGAACACCAGGCCGTCCTGGTTGATCGATGTCCCCGGTGCGCTCACGTTCCCCGCTCGGAGAGAACCGGCGGACCCACCGAATGGTGCCATGGCTCTGTCAGAACGTGA
- a CDS encoding AAA family ATPase, with protein sequence MIHTGRWDLTRREGWRAFVTSERRARPDVLTVRELNRLTHEAREDYDDRRLDFHANFGVIRTPQLVQAHALMTMVLDTGLRVDSDRVKPSVVIDADAGVGKTTTVNEYLREFERRELRKYGERTDRGHDRIPVCRVGMSAKAGLKPVVATLLRFYGGAQVDTDSLRRNELYEMLIDYVDRTDTRIIAVDDMHFVDPTSRDGLAVSNFIKGVSNDLGVALVITGVDLASRGLYTDGKAFNTTSSQNGRRWTPVNLAAYTNKGREGKRAWKDLLAAYEQQLVLAAHEPTDLVSHAQLIHDRTQGYLVSLNHLITRAASYAIATKSERITEEILRLVPLDYIAQSYWENTAGKNIAA encoded by the coding sequence ATGATTCACACCGGTCGATGGGACCTGACCCGCCGCGAGGGCTGGCGAGCGTTCGTGACGTCCGAACGCAGAGCCCGCCCGGACGTACTGACCGTGCGCGAGCTGAATCGGCTGACCCATGAGGCGCGAGAGGACTACGACGACAGACGACTGGACTTCCACGCGAACTTCGGTGTCATCCGAACCCCCCAGCTGGTCCAGGCACACGCTCTGATGACCATGGTCCTCGACACCGGCCTACGGGTGGACTCCGACAGAGTCAAACCGTCAGTCGTCATCGACGCGGACGCCGGCGTCGGGAAAACCACCACCGTCAACGAATACCTCCGAGAATTCGAGCGACGAGAACTGCGCAAGTACGGGGAGCGCACCGATCGGGGACATGACCGGATCCCGGTGTGCCGCGTCGGTATGAGTGCAAAAGCGGGACTCAAACCGGTTGTCGCGACCCTGCTCAGGTTCTACGGCGGCGCACAAGTCGACACCGACTCCCTTCGCCGCAACGAACTGTACGAGATGCTGATCGACTATGTCGACCGCACCGATACCCGCATCATCGCCGTCGACGACATGCATTTCGTCGACCCCACCTCGAGGGACGGTCTGGCCGTGTCGAACTTCATCAAGGGCGTTTCCAACGACCTCGGTGTTGCGCTCGTCATCACCGGAGTCGACCTCGCCAGCCGCGGCCTGTACACCGACGGTAAAGCCTTCAACACCACCAGTTCTCAGAACGGACGCCGGTGGACGCCGGTGAATCTCGCTGCATACACGAACAAAGGACGCGAGGGGAAACGGGCGTGGAAGGACCTGCTGGCCGCCTACGAACAACAACTGGTCCTCGCCGCGCACGAACCCACCGACCTCGTCTCACACGCCCAGTTGATTCACGATCGGACACAAGGTTATTTGGTGTCTCTCAATCACCTGATCACGCGCGCCGCGAGCTATGCCATCGCCACCAAATCCGAACGGATCACCGAGGAGATCCTGCGACTGGTGCCGCTGGACTACATCGCCCAGTCCTACTGGGAAAACACTGCGGGAAAGAACATCGCCGCATGA
- a CDS encoding Mu transposase C-terminal domain-containing protein, with protein sequence MPVVEAAAPLDVGSHVRFRGDVLRIDAYDATRVTTRDMGRQIGRTISMAAFFAEAQPCTRAGETLAIEQDLQWNLTSDADKRQASVETRELLWVIFGTELDKISDYEQAAPRTGKTRRVKELAARRQVSERTIWRQLDELQAAGGPTGVTRPKATRRRRSAIDPRWEDKLGEIISRRTGDATWDVAPVLEDVEDELIEEFGEGVVRVPGKSTAYAYVKENFSHLNSFKGSAKARRSIAQRPEISLRQLKPTHAGEYVIMDTQVLDVFAMEPATRRWVQCQLTIAMDLYTRAVVGLSVTPVSTKAVDVATVLFETCHPRPIRGPINPRTTWNYHGVPENIVFTERSHHWGMPLVAAENLIVDNGRAFISTHVMEVCHRKGINLWPAQPYKPTDKPTVERFFGSLRRRLIMRLPGYKGPDVYSRGLDAEDDAFFFVDEIENIIRHWITRHYHKRRHVGLVDPRFPHEKQSPNRMYEVSVEVHGLARMASDPYAFVEFLPTAWRKLHHYGFEVGKKRRYRGDILNTFDGRVSPYAGHHAGQWPIRYNPDDITRVYVQDPRTHRWHELEWEHAHKFTGPMSEDTYAVLRKWALRRGESPERTKDILVDCISSIDMSRHDRNALIRSVHMSDKRTRGTADTILGPALDPDLAAPERTPKHVELEEISTWDLSEVDDVVAECMRAAGVASEGAEQLRPTDPVEDTDNETATDDEESAEEEPTGGLGAFTAHAPDGLDDDDDDDDENYVPQAPEIR encoded by the coding sequence ATGCCCGTCGTTGAGGCGGCGGCGCCCCTGGATGTCGGCAGCCACGTCCGGTTCCGGGGCGATGTGCTGCGGATCGATGCATACGACGCGACGCGCGTTACCACCCGTGACATGGGCCGCCAGATCGGACGCACGATATCGATGGCGGCGTTCTTCGCCGAGGCGCAGCCGTGCACGCGCGCCGGCGAGACACTCGCCATCGAGCAGGATCTCCAGTGGAATCTGACCTCGGATGCCGACAAGCGGCAGGCGTCTGTGGAGACACGGGAACTGTTGTGGGTCATCTTCGGTACCGAACTCGACAAGATCTCCGACTACGAGCAAGCCGCTCCCCGCACGGGTAAGACCCGGCGTGTCAAGGAGCTCGCCGCGAGACGGCAGGTCTCTGAACGCACAATCTGGCGCCAGCTCGATGAGCTGCAAGCGGCCGGTGGCCCCACGGGGGTGACCCGACCGAAAGCGACCCGCCGGCGCCGCAGCGCCATCGATCCCCGCTGGGAAGACAAACTCGGCGAGATCATTTCGCGCCGCACCGGGGACGCGACGTGGGATGTCGCGCCAGTCCTCGAGGACGTCGAGGACGAACTCATCGAGGAGTTCGGCGAGGGCGTCGTGCGGGTGCCGGGAAAGTCGACGGCCTACGCCTACGTCAAAGAGAACTTTTCGCATCTCAACTCCTTCAAGGGGTCGGCGAAAGCTCGCCGATCGATCGCTCAGCGACCCGAAATCTCACTGCGTCAACTGAAACCGACACACGCGGGCGAGTACGTCATCATGGACACCCAGGTCCTCGATGTCTTCGCGATGGAGCCGGCGACCAGGCGGTGGGTGCAGTGCCAGCTGACCATCGCGATGGACCTTTACACCCGGGCAGTGGTGGGGCTGTCGGTGACACCGGTGTCGACGAAGGCCGTTGATGTCGCGACCGTTCTGTTTGAGACCTGTCATCCACGCCCGATCCGCGGCCCGATCAACCCACGTACCACCTGGAACTACCACGGAGTGCCGGAGAACATCGTGTTCACCGAGCGCAGCCACCACTGGGGCATGCCACTGGTGGCCGCGGAGAACCTGATCGTGGACAACGGACGAGCGTTCATCTCCACCCACGTTATGGAGGTCTGCCACCGCAAGGGCATCAACCTCTGGCCTGCCCAGCCATACAAACCGACCGACAAGCCCACGGTAGAACGGTTTTTCGGCAGTCTGCGACGCCGACTGATCATGCGTCTCCCCGGCTACAAGGGCCCCGATGTGTATTCGCGGGGGCTCGACGCGGAGGATGACGCGTTCTTCTTCGTCGACGAGATCGAAAATATCATTCGGCATTGGATCACCCGTCACTACCACAAACGCCGCCACGTAGGACTGGTGGATCCCCGTTTCCCCCACGAAAAGCAAAGCCCGAACCGGATGTACGAGGTCTCGGTGGAGGTTCACGGGCTGGCGCGGATGGCCAGCGATCCGTATGCCTTCGTCGAGTTCCTGCCGACTGCGTGGCGGAAACTGCACCACTACGGTTTCGAGGTCGGCAAGAAGCGTCGCTATCGCGGCGATATCCTGAACACCTTCGACGGCCGGGTCTCACCGTATGCCGGTCACCACGCCGGGCAGTGGCCCATCCGCTACAACCCCGACGACATCACCCGTGTCTACGTGCAGGACCCGCGCACACATCGCTGGCACGAACTCGAGTGGGAGCACGCCCACAAATTCACCGGCCCGATGTCGGAAGACACCTATGCGGTCCTGCGTAAGTGGGCTCTACGCCGGGGAGAGTCGCCGGAGCGGACCAAAGATATTCTCGTCGACTGTATTTCGTCGATTGACATGAGTCGCCATGACCGTAACGCTCTCATACGGTCGGTCCACATGTCCGACAAGCGCACGCGCGGCACTGCCGACACGATATTGGGTCCGGCACTGGACCCGGACCTTGCCGCGCCGGAGAGAACTCCGAAACACGTTGAATTGGAAGAGATCTCGACCTGGGATCTGTCTGAGGTCGATGATGTCGTGGCCGAGTGTATGCGGGCCGCCGGTGTGGCAAGCGAGGGTGCTGAGCAACTGCGCCCCACCGATCCCGTCGAGGACACCGACAACGAGACGGCGACAGACGACGAGGAGTCGGCCGAGGAGGAACCCACCGGCGGGTTAGGCGCGTTCACCGCCCATGCACCTGACGGGCTCGATGACGACGATGACGACGATGACGAAAACTATGTCCCACAGGCACCCGAAATTCGTTGA
- a CDS encoding TnsA-like heteromeric transposase endonuclease subunit — protein sequence MRSLTSSTLWRSVPDPAHFAKMEQGSGYDGDEVAARTTVRYIPAGGAEATKPLLDVDPMCVDGGRMARPIPKYKGRKNYSGHDALTTGGRVVEFESRLEHARIMIADFDPTVTAINSQVMELVFRPPNGKPRKHFPDLLLLGADGPTVVDVTSETRLYNPKRVETYTWTGAALRGAGWRYEVWCGADPIVMANLSLLSGYRRESVVDPAIVAAATSHGRSSTMEDLVAHLSADFPSMFVKAAVRHCMWRSIYRFDMSEPLESSTWLTYHKLHDARR from the coding sequence ATGCGGTCGCTGACCAGCTCGACGCTGTGGCGATCGGTCCCCGACCCGGCGCACTTCGCGAAAATGGAGCAGGGGAGCGGGTACGACGGGGACGAGGTGGCTGCCAGGACGACGGTCCGCTATATCCCTGCCGGCGGGGCCGAGGCGACGAAACCGCTCCTGGATGTCGATCCGATGTGTGTCGACGGTGGGCGGATGGCACGGCCGATCCCCAAATACAAGGGTCGCAAAAACTATTCGGGGCACGACGCGCTGACCACGGGTGGACGTGTCGTGGAGTTCGAGTCGAGGCTCGAGCACGCCCGCATCATGATCGCCGACTTCGACCCCACGGTGACCGCGATCAACTCGCAGGTAATGGAGCTGGTGTTCCGTCCACCGAACGGTAAGCCACGCAAGCATTTTCCCGATCTGCTGTTGCTGGGTGCCGATGGGCCGACGGTCGTCGATGTCACCAGCGAAACTCGCCTCTATAACCCGAAGCGGGTGGAGACATACACGTGGACGGGTGCGGCCCTGCGCGGAGCTGGGTGGCGCTATGAGGTGTGGTGCGGCGCCGACCCGATCGTGATGGCGAACCTGAGTCTGTTGAGCGGCTATCGGCGCGAATCGGTTGTGGACCCTGCGATCGTCGCGGCCGCGACATCGCACGGCCGGTCGTCGACTATGGAGGATCTGGTGGCGCACCTCTCGGCGGACTTCCCATCGATGTTTGTCAAAGCTGCTGTGCGACATTGTATGTGGAGGTCGATCTATCGGTTCGATATGTCGGAGCCGTTGGAGTCGTCGACCTGGCTGACCTACCACAAGCTGCACGATGCCCGTCGTTGA
- a CDS encoding DUF488 domain-containing protein, whose amino-acid sequence MGTSDTTAAHDAAEGTLVSIGYEGRTVGDLVAQLLAQDVRVLVDVRLTPLSRKPGLSKTKLSEALAAVGIRYVHHRALGNPKDNRAGFRAGEPESRARYREVLDSSAATDALAHVCELLDGGAVALLCFEHDHAECHRDIVVRQLLKARPAAAVVHV is encoded by the coding sequence ATGGGCACCTCTGACACCACCGCCGCGCACGACGCCGCCGAAGGGACCCTGGTCAGCATCGGCTACGAGGGGCGGACAGTCGGCGACCTCGTCGCCCAGTTGCTCGCGCAGGACGTGCGCGTGCTCGTGGACGTTCGACTGACCCCGCTGAGTCGCAAGCCGGGACTGTCGAAGACGAAGCTGTCTGAGGCGCTCGCCGCCGTCGGCATCCGCTACGTGCACCATCGTGCGCTGGGCAACCCGAAGGACAACCGCGCCGGGTTCCGCGCCGGTGAGCCGGAGTCCCGCGCCCGGTACCGGGAGGTGCTCGACAGCTCGGCCGCCACCGATGCGCTCGCCCACGTATGCGAACTCCTGGACGGCGGGGCAGTGGCATTGCTGTGCTTCGAGCATGACCACGCCGAGTGCCACCGCGACATCGTGGTCCGCCAGCTGTTGAAAGCCCGCCCGGCCGCTGCCGTGGTGCACGTCTAG
- a CDS encoding N-6 DNA methylase, whose protein sequence is MPSQLAVETVTRLARRTPARPEAEIQADIYMLLTTSGLGLDSDDVVKMESQVADGTRRRIDIEAGHVVIEVKKDLRVGNLADYEEQLAGYVQQRHIELGSRYVGILTDGTGWRLYNLRDGVLVAVSELELNPSAPDVDHLLVWLESVMATRDQIKPTPQEIEDRLGAESPGHQLDHASLAALFEANIDHAEVKLKRELWAKLLRTAFGKGFVDDPDLFINHTLLVITAELIAHAAIGWDVSPSGGLSPIQLTSGTEFQQAQIHGVVEADFFDWVVQVDGGQEFVAELGRRIARFDWTKVEHDVLKILYESVIAPEERQRLGEYYTPDWLADRVVAATVTDPLGSRVADPSCGSGTFLFHAIRRYLRAADDAGTASAAAVDEVTAHVIGMDVHPVAVTLARVTYLLAIGLDRLKDGERGPLAIPVYLGDSMQWEQSRDLIGGVDRVTISTEGDSIIAGGGGVLFGDDLVFPRSILGDAGRFDRLVSEMADKALDTSNKKNGTLIDPVLRRFNITEDEAEILRETFATMRALHKSGKNHIWGYYVRNLIRPLWLAEPDNRVDVLVGNPPWLPYAKMTAAMQESYKKLAKPRNLLTGGLGAASRDLSTLFVVRAVELYLRPGGAFAFVMPYGILTRKPHTGFRTGKWMTRNSEHLAVEFGVSWGLADVTTGFPMVSCVVHGKRSASASPIGEAISTWTGYLARPDIPWEEAKDKITIGDGAVSAHDAGAVRPESPYKKEFRQGAVLAPQMVLFVREVPAGPLGAGAGRVSVTSNRSTYEPKPWKHLAAISATVETKFVRPTYLGMTVLPYRTLEPRRTVLPVNDADVLEESAIDDHPGLKSWWDQAEELWGANKSESDKGKLLDRIDFHGQLSAQLPVASIRVVYTKTGNKLAAAIVRDSRAIIDFSLYWAEVSTESEARYLCAVLNSGTVLERVKPLQTLGLYGARHFDKYVFLVPFPKYDNTDDLHLEIASLGEKAEKLAATVDVSSARTFQAARKLIVQAVADAGIGAAIDAAVAKLVPAES, encoded by the coding sequence GTGCCCAGCCAACTCGCTGTCGAGACCGTCACCCGCCTTGCGCGCCGCACCCCGGCGAGGCCAGAGGCGGAGATCCAGGCCGACATCTACATGCTGTTGACCACTTCAGGCCTCGGCCTCGACTCTGATGACGTCGTGAAGATGGAGTCGCAGGTTGCCGACGGCACGCGGCGTCGCATCGACATCGAAGCGGGTCACGTCGTCATCGAGGTGAAGAAGGATCTCCGCGTCGGAAATCTCGCCGACTACGAGGAGCAGCTCGCGGGGTATGTCCAGCAGCGTCACATCGAGCTCGGTAGCCGTTACGTCGGCATCTTGACTGACGGCACCGGGTGGCGACTGTACAACCTGAGGGACGGGGTGCTCGTCGCTGTCTCCGAGCTCGAACTGAACCCGAGTGCGCCGGACGTCGACCATCTTCTGGTGTGGCTGGAATCCGTCATGGCGACCAGGGACCAGATCAAACCCACTCCGCAGGAGATCGAAGATCGCCTCGGTGCCGAATCTCCCGGCCATCAGCTCGATCACGCGTCCCTCGCGGCTCTATTCGAAGCGAACATTGACCACGCAGAGGTGAAGCTCAAGCGCGAACTCTGGGCCAAGCTGCTTCGTACCGCGTTCGGCAAGGGCTTCGTCGATGACCCCGACCTGTTCATCAACCACACGCTGCTGGTGATTACCGCCGAGCTTATCGCCCACGCCGCGATCGGATGGGACGTCTCACCCAGTGGCGGCCTGTCGCCGATTCAGCTGACGTCAGGTACGGAGTTCCAGCAGGCCCAGATTCACGGTGTCGTCGAGGCCGACTTCTTCGATTGGGTGGTACAGGTCGATGGCGGTCAAGAGTTCGTCGCAGAACTCGGTCGGCGCATCGCACGATTCGACTGGACCAAGGTCGAGCACGACGTTCTCAAGATCCTCTATGAATCGGTAATCGCCCCCGAGGAGCGTCAACGCCTCGGGGAGTACTACACGCCGGACTGGCTCGCGGATCGGGTAGTCGCGGCAACCGTCACTGACCCGCTCGGCTCGAGAGTGGCCGACCCCAGCTGCGGGTCTGGGACGTTCCTGTTCCATGCGATCAGGCGGTACCTGCGGGCAGCCGATGACGCGGGGACTGCCAGTGCGGCCGCGGTGGACGAGGTCACGGCGCACGTGATTGGGATGGATGTGCACCCCGTCGCCGTCACTCTCGCCCGGGTCACTTACCTGTTGGCGATCGGACTCGACCGACTCAAGGATGGTGAGCGGGGACCGCTGGCGATTCCCGTCTACCTCGGGGACTCGATGCAGTGGGAGCAGAGCCGCGACCTCATCGGAGGCGTGGACAGGGTGACTATCAGCACGGAGGGCGATTCCATCATCGCCGGCGGCGGCGGTGTTCTCTTCGGTGACGACTTGGTCTTCCCGCGCAGCATCCTCGGGGACGCTGGCCGGTTCGATCGCCTGGTCTCGGAGATGGCAGACAAGGCCCTCGACACGTCCAACAAGAAGAACGGAACGTTGATCGACCCCGTCCTGAGGCGGTTCAACATCACCGAGGACGAGGCCGAGATCCTGCGTGAGACATTCGCCACCATGCGGGCACTACACAAGTCGGGAAAGAACCACATCTGGGGCTACTACGTCCGCAACCTGATCCGCCCCCTGTGGCTGGCTGAGCCCGACAACCGCGTCGACGTGCTCGTGGGTAACCCGCCATGGCTGCCCTACGCGAAGATGACCGCCGCGATGCAGGAGAGCTACAAGAAGCTGGCTAAGCCGCGCAACTTGCTGACCGGCGGGCTAGGGGCGGCCAGCCGTGATCTATCCACCCTCTTTGTCGTGCGAGCAGTGGAGCTATACCTGCGTCCCGGTGGCGCGTTCGCGTTTGTGATGCCGTACGGGATTCTTACCCGTAAGCCGCACACAGGCTTCCGCACCGGCAAATGGATGACGAGGAACTCGGAACACCTCGCAGTGGAGTTCGGAGTCAGCTGGGGCCTGGCCGATGTCACAACCGGTTTCCCCATGGTGTCCTGTGTAGTCCACGGCAAGCGCTCGGCGTCGGCTTCCCCGATCGGGGAAGCCATCAGCACTTGGACCGGATACCTCGCGCGACCGGATATTCCGTGGGAAGAGGCGAAGGACAAGATCACGATCGGCGATGGCGCTGTGTCTGCGCACGATGCCGGCGCCGTGAGGCCGGAGTCGCCGTACAAGAAGGAGTTCCGTCAGGGCGCCGTTCTCGCTCCGCAGATGGTTCTCTTTGTCCGTGAAGTACCTGCAGGCCCACTCGGCGCCGGAGCGGGCCGAGTGTCGGTGACGTCCAATCGCAGCACCTACGAGCCGAAGCCTTGGAAGCACCTGGCCGCGATAAGCGCGACGGTCGAGACGAAGTTCGTTCGTCCTACATACCTCGGTATGACTGTGCTTCCCTACCGCACACTGGAACCGCGGCGAACTGTACTCCCGGTCAACGACGCCGATGTGCTCGAAGAGTCAGCCATCGATGACCACCCCGGGCTCAAGTCCTGGTGGGACCAGGCTGAGGAACTGTGGGGCGCGAACAAGTCGGAGTCAGACAAGGGAAAGCTGCTCGACCGCATCGACTTTCACGGGCAGCTGTCGGCACAACTCCCAGTCGCTTCGATCCGAGTTGTCTACACGAAGACTGGGAACAAGCTCGCAGCGGCGATAGTGCGCGACTCACGGGCGATCATCGACTTCTCCCTGTACTGGGCCGAGGTCTCGACCGAGTCGGAAGCGCGGTATCTGTGCGCGGTGCTGAACTCGGGCACGGTGCTGGAGAGGGTGAAACCTCTTCAGACACTGGGCCTATACGGCGCGCGACACTTTGACAAGTACGTGTTCCTGGTGCCGTTCCCAAAGTACGACAACACCGACGACCTGCACCTTGAGATCGCTTCTCTCGGCGAGAAGGCGGAGAAGCTCGCAGCGACCGTCGATGTGTCCTCGGCGCGTACGTTCCAGGCGGCGCGGAAACTGATTGTCCAGGCGGTTGCGGACGCCGGTATCGGCGCGGCGATCGACGCCGCGGTCGCCAAGCTGGTGCCGGCGGAAAGCTGA